In the Arthrobacter zhaoxinii genome, one interval contains:
- a CDS encoding FAD-binding oxidoreductase has translation MVPELSPDAVAALRTSLSGSVVLPQDETYDDARRVWNGMIDVLPAMVVRVASVEDIAAVLAFAQQWDLPLAVRGGGHNVAGNGTVADGVVLDMGSLRDVSVDADSGTVTVQAGATMGDVDAATEPYGLAVPMGVVSGTGVAGLTLGGGVGWLTRAHGLSIDNLEAADVVTPGGEEVHASADDHSELFWGLRGGGGNFGVVSSFTFRAHPLPAQVLTGNLAYGNVHWRQALRAYDAWTPGLPDEMTTIISCLVPTEEWDMGDQPLLVIGLAWADPDQEAGAALIRQLAAAAPPDMEAVEAVPWSDWQTAMDSTFPPGSRAYWKNASIDRLDDAAIDALVRAGCEQTWHGTGFDIHHLGGAYGRVADDATAFPTRDAPYWLNIYGFWQDPADDAARTAFVRGLAKAVEPFSSGAQYVNFMGAEDPVAQGTAPSVYGPDKLARLTALKTAYDPQNLFRRNHNIVPTG, from the coding sequence ATGGTCCCCGAACTCTCCCCTGACGCCGTAGCCGCCCTGCGAACGTCCCTGTCCGGTTCCGTTGTCCTGCCCCAGGACGAGACGTACGACGACGCCCGCCGCGTCTGGAACGGCATGATCGACGTCCTGCCGGCGATGGTGGTGCGTGTTGCTTCCGTCGAGGATATTGCCGCGGTCCTCGCCTTTGCGCAGCAGTGGGACCTGCCGCTGGCGGTCCGCGGCGGCGGGCACAATGTGGCCGGCAACGGCACGGTCGCCGACGGCGTCGTGCTGGATATGGGGAGCCTGCGGGACGTCAGCGTAGACGCGGACAGCGGCACCGTCACCGTGCAGGCGGGAGCCACCATGGGCGACGTCGACGCCGCCACCGAGCCCTACGGCCTGGCCGTTCCCATGGGCGTCGTTTCCGGCACGGGGGTGGCCGGGCTGACCCTCGGCGGGGGTGTCGGCTGGCTGACCCGCGCACATGGGCTGAGCATCGACAACTTGGAGGCTGCCGACGTCGTCACCCCAGGCGGCGAGGAGGTCCACGCGTCCGCCGACGATCATTCGGAACTGTTCTGGGGGCTTCGCGGCGGCGGCGGGAACTTCGGCGTTGTGTCGTCTTTTACCTTCCGGGCGCATCCGCTGCCAGCGCAGGTCCTCACCGGGAACCTGGCGTACGGCAATGTGCACTGGCGCCAGGCGCTGCGCGCCTATGACGCGTGGACGCCCGGCCTGCCCGACGAGATGACCACCATCATCAGCTGCCTGGTACCGACCGAGGAATGGGACATGGGTGACCAACCGCTGCTGGTGATCGGACTCGCCTGGGCGGACCCGGATCAGGAGGCCGGGGCAGCGCTGATCCGGCAGCTTGCCGCGGCCGCTCCCCCTGACATGGAGGCAGTGGAGGCGGTGCCCTGGTCGGACTGGCAGACGGCCATGGATTCAACGTTCCCGCCAGGCTCCCGCGCCTACTGGAAAAACGCCTCCATCGACCGGCTGGATGACGCCGCCATTGATGCCCTGGTCCGTGCCGGCTGTGAGCAGACCTGGCACGGGACCGGCTTTGACATCCACCATCTGGGCGGCGCCTACGGCCGGGTCGCGGACGACGCCACCGCTTTTCCCACCCGGGATGCCCCCTACTGGCTGAACATTTACGGCTTCTGGCAGGACCCGGCGGACGACGCCGCCCGCACGGCTTTTGTCCGCGGGCTGGCGAAGGCGGTGGAACCGTTTTCCTCCGGCGCGCAGTACGTGAACTTTATGGGCGCCGAGGATCCGGTGGCGCAGGGCACCGCCCCGTCCGTCTACGGCCCGGACAAGCTGGCCCGGCTCACCGCTCTGAAGACCGCCTACGATCCGCAGAACCTCTTCCGGCGCAACCACAACATTGTGCCGACCGGGTAG
- a CDS encoding acetyl/propionyl/methylcrotonyl-CoA carboxylase subunit alpha, whose amino-acid sequence MKKVLIANRGEIAVRVARACSDAGIVSAAVYSEPDADALHVRIADEAYALGGASGADTYLNIPKLIDAARRAGADAVHPGYGFLSENADFAQAVLDAGLTWIGPSPQAIRDLGNKVTAREIAVRAGAPLVPGTEGPASSAEEVRAFAEEHGLPVAIKAAFGGGGRGMKIVRRMEDVEDAFESAVREAVSAFGRGECFAERFLDRPRHVEAQVLADTHGNVVVVGTRDCSLQRRNQKLVEEAPAPFLSSEQRATIHESAKAICRETGYTGAGTVEYLVSPDGLISFLEVNTRLQVEHPVTEETTGVDLVREQFRIADGLPLSLTEDPVPYGHAFEFRLNAEDPARGFLPGPGLVEAFEPPTGPGIRMDSGVRSGSVVPAEYDSLMAKLIVWGEDRPQALRRARAALDELVIRGVPTVVPFHRAVVRSEAFTRADRLGVYTTWIESEFAEPLAASPEIAASVSGAERETVTIDVDGRAVRVGVPAALLNALRAGGSGAGAGAGSAGATGVDDAVLASPMAGNLVKWVADDGAELAEGDPVAVLEAMKMETTVRAHRAGAFSRADIEPGTAVGRGDSFGEIRS is encoded by the coding sequence ATGAAAAAGGTCCTGATCGCCAACCGCGGCGAGATTGCGGTGCGTGTGGCCCGTGCCTGCTCGGACGCCGGAATCGTCTCGGCGGCCGTGTACTCGGAGCCCGACGCCGACGCGCTGCACGTACGGATCGCCGATGAGGCCTATGCATTGGGCGGTGCCTCCGGTGCGGACACATATCTGAATATTCCGAAGCTGATCGACGCCGCGCGCCGGGCAGGGGCCGACGCGGTGCATCCCGGTTACGGGTTTCTTTCGGAGAATGCGGACTTTGCGCAGGCGGTGCTCGACGCCGGGTTGACCTGGATCGGTCCGTCACCGCAGGCCATCCGCGACCTGGGCAATAAGGTCACTGCGCGGGAGATTGCTGTCCGGGCCGGCGCACCGCTGGTTCCGGGCACCGAGGGCCCGGCTTCCAGTGCTGAAGAGGTCCGCGCGTTTGCCGAGGAGCACGGGCTGCCGGTGGCGATCAAGGCGGCGTTCGGCGGCGGTGGACGCGGCATGAAAATCGTCCGGCGGATGGAGGATGTGGAGGACGCGTTCGAATCCGCGGTGCGTGAAGCTGTTTCCGCGTTTGGCCGCGGCGAGTGTTTTGCGGAACGGTTCCTCGACAGGCCCCGGCACGTGGAGGCGCAGGTGCTGGCCGACACGCACGGGAACGTCGTCGTCGTCGGCACCCGCGACTGTTCGCTGCAGCGGCGGAACCAGAAACTTGTGGAGGAAGCGCCCGCACCGTTTCTGAGTTCCGAGCAGCGCGCGACCATCCACGAATCGGCCAAAGCCATCTGCCGGGAGACCGGCTATACCGGTGCCGGGACGGTCGAATACCTGGTCTCCCCGGACGGGCTGATCAGTTTCCTGGAAGTCAACACCCGGCTGCAGGTCGAGCATCCGGTCACCGAGGAGACCACCGGCGTCGACCTGGTCCGGGAGCAGTTCCGGATTGCTGACGGGCTGCCACTGTCCCTCACTGAAGATCCCGTTCCGTACGGGCATGCGTTCGAGTTCCGGCTCAACGCCGAGGATCCCGCGCGGGGCTTCCTGCCTGGACCGGGTCTTGTGGAGGCGTTCGAGCCGCCGACCGGTCCCGGGATCCGGATGGATTCCGGTGTGCGGTCCGGCTCTGTGGTGCCTGCCGAGTATGACTCGTTGATGGCCAAGCTGATCGTCTGGGGCGAGGACCGGCCGCAGGCTTTGCGTCGTGCCCGGGCTGCGCTGGACGAGCTGGTGATCCGTGGCGTACCTACGGTTGTTCCCTTCCATCGTGCTGTCGTCCGCTCTGAAGCGTTTACCCGTGCCGATCGGTTGGGCGTCTACACCACGTGGATTGAGTCGGAATTTGCCGAACCGTTGGCTGCTTCGCCGGAAATTGCTGCGTCGGTGTCCGGTGCCGAGCGGGAAACGGTGACCATCGACGTCGACGGCCGGGCTGTGCGGGTTGGGGTTCCGGCTGCGCTTTTGAATGCGTTGCGCGCGGGTGGTTCTGGTGCTGGTGCTGGGGCGGGTTCGGCAGGCGCTACGGGGGTCGACGACGCCGTGCTCGCCTCTCCCATGGCCGGAAACCTGGTGAAGTGGGTCGCCGACGACGGTGCGGAGCTGGCCGAAGGCGATCCCGTGGCGGTACTGGAGGCCATGAAGATGGAGACCACTGTCCGTGCACACCGTGCGGGTGCTTTCTCCCGTGCTGATATTGAGCCCGGGACCGCCGTTGGGCGTGGGGATTCGTTTGGGGAGATCCGTTCCTGA
- a CDS encoding 5-oxoprolinase subunit B/C family protein, producing MSGGGGTRIRGIRPAGTRALLVELESLSDVVALSAELRARPLPGQVDVLAAAATVLVRFAGRRETVAAEGLIEALDLTHGEVPDARTVTIETVYDGGDLAEVARLTGLSEDAVIKAHTGTAWTGGFGGFAPGFTYLVGGDPVLKVPRRSTPRTAVPAGSVALAGDYSAVYPRESPGGWQLIGRTNAVMWDLARDSPALIRPGDSVWFKPVRELVQTAVVSDEPAEAPAAEPSAAPAASGTSLEVRSPGLQSLIEDLGRPGYADLGVSVSGAADLRSARQANRLVGNPPDAAIIENLFGGLELVARGDAVLALAGAELPAAVVSPDGARDRPAPLNAPFALLDGEILTLGSPFRGVRSYVAVRGGIAVAPVLGSRSTDTMSGIGPPALDTGARLPVGAVSGVVPVGAPEPSSLGAPGGVGALGDGTTPTLLRITAGPRQDWFGPDAAAALTRSVWFTTNESNRIGVRLATDPEDAAAQPLHRAGNGELASEGVVAGSLQVPPSGLPVLFLADHPVTGGYPVIAVVVPQDLPVAAQLPPGHPVRFVFVDPDTLTPLGAEDTAALFPEGTP from the coding sequence GTGAGCGGGGGCGGGGGCACGCGCATCCGGGGCATCCGGCCGGCCGGGACGCGCGCGCTGCTGGTCGAGCTCGAGTCGCTGTCCGACGTCGTCGCCCTCTCCGCCGAGCTCCGCGCCAGGCCGCTGCCCGGGCAGGTGGATGTGCTGGCTGCCGCCGCCACCGTCCTCGTCCGGTTTGCCGGCCGGCGGGAAACAGTTGCCGCTGAAGGACTCATTGAGGCGCTGGACCTCACGCACGGCGAGGTGCCGGATGCGCGGACGGTGACCATCGAGACGGTGTACGACGGCGGGGACCTCGCCGAGGTTGCCCGGCTCACCGGCCTGTCCGAAGACGCAGTGATCAAGGCACACACCGGTACCGCCTGGACCGGCGGATTCGGCGGATTTGCGCCCGGGTTCACCTATCTGGTGGGCGGCGACCCGGTGCTGAAGGTTCCCCGCCGCAGTACTCCCCGCACTGCGGTGCCGGCCGGGTCGGTGGCGCTCGCGGGCGACTATTCGGCGGTCTATCCGCGCGAATCCCCCGGCGGCTGGCAGCTGATCGGCCGCACGAATGCTGTGATGTGGGACCTGGCTCGGGATTCACCGGCACTCATCCGGCCCGGCGATTCGGTCTGGTTTAAGCCGGTTCGGGAATTGGTGCAGACCGCTGTCGTTTCGGACGAGCCGGCCGAAGCACCTGCTGCCGAACCGTCTGCCGCACCTGCTGCCTCCGGCACCTCGCTGGAGGTCCGCAGCCCCGGCCTCCAGTCCCTCATCGAGGATCTGGGCCGCCCCGGGTATGCCGATCTCGGCGTCTCCGTGTCCGGTGCCGCAGACCTCCGTTCCGCGCGGCAGGCCAACCGGCTGGTCGGCAACCCTCCCGACGCCGCCATAATCGAGAACCTTTTCGGCGGACTGGAACTGGTGGCCCGCGGCGATGCCGTCCTGGCCCTTGCCGGCGCGGAGCTGCCCGCCGCCGTCGTCTCCCCCGACGGTGCCCGGGACCGTCCTGCACCGCTGAACGCTCCCTTTGCCTTGCTCGACGGCGAGATCCTGACCCTTGGCTCTCCCTTCCGCGGAGTACGCAGCTATGTCGCGGTGCGCGGCGGGATTGCGGTGGCGCCGGTCCTTGGCAGCCGGAGCACGGACACCATGAGCGGCATCGGTCCGCCGGCGTTGGACACCGGGGCACGGCTACCGGTGGGCGCGGTGTCCGGTGTGGTTCCGGTCGGGGCGCCCGAGCCGTCGTCGTTGGGTGCGCCCGGCGGCGTGGGCGCTCTCGGTGACGGAACCACCCCGACCCTCCTGCGGATCACCGCCGGCCCGCGGCAGGACTGGTTCGGGCCCGACGCCGCCGCGGCCCTGACCCGCTCCGTCTGGTTCACTACCAACGAGTCCAACCGGATCGGCGTGCGGCTGGCGACCGACCCGGAGGACGCCGCGGCGCAGCCGCTGCACCGCGCCGGGAACGGGGAACTGGCCAGTGAAGGTGTGGTTGCCGGCTCGCTGCAGGTGCCGCCGTCGGGCCTGCCCGTCCTCTTCCTGGCCGACCATCCGGTCACCGGCGGCTACCCCGTGATCGCCGTCGTCGTTCCGCAGGACCTGCCCGTGGCCGCGCAGCTGCCGCCCGGGCACCCGGTGCGCTTTGTTTTTGTTGATCCCGATACCCTGACACCGCTCGGCGCTGAGGACACGGCCGCCCTGTTTCCGGAAGGAACCCCATGA
- a CDS encoding VOC family protein: MPSNMNPYLNFRDNAAQAMAFYRDVFGGTLESSTFAEMNMSDDPSEANKIMHSTLTTDSGFVLMAADTPNSMAGPESVAPDSSNGYAIALSGDNSDELRGYWDKLLDGGQMTLPLEKAPWGDVFGMVTDRFGTSWMISIEGEDS, from the coding sequence ATGCCCTCGAACATGAATCCGTACCTGAACTTCCGGGACAATGCCGCCCAAGCGATGGCGTTCTACCGGGACGTCTTCGGCGGAACGTTGGAAAGCTCCACGTTCGCGGAAATGAATATGTCCGATGACCCCTCCGAGGCCAACAAGATCATGCATTCCACGCTGACCACGGACAGCGGTTTTGTGCTGATGGCCGCGGATACGCCCAACAGTATGGCCGGCCCGGAAAGCGTGGCACCTGATTCCAGCAACGGGTATGCCATTGCTTTGAGCGGCGACAACAGCGACGAGCTGCGCGGCTACTGGGACAAGCTGCTCGACGGCGGCCAGATGACCCTGCCGCTGGAAAAGGCACCCTGGGGCGACGTGTTCGGCATGGTAACCGACAGGTTCGGGACCAGCTGGATGATCAGCATCGAGGGGGAGGACTCCTAG
- a CDS encoding thermonuclease family protein, producing the protein MISRKAALAAAAVVVVAASTAGCTSASTADSSNKNQGEVVRVIDGDTLVVNFEDQELTVRLLNVDTPETKDPNKPVECLGPEATDFIEDALPPGSTVTLEFDVEREDRYGRTLAGVYDADDRLINAEVARQGLGIPVTYEPNAKFRPPVDAAYEEARDNQAGMYDADVACTVPAMVDALEQTAEQAAAQAEGSSVATAASAAAAVLALARTADTAFDVLDAGAKAGTSMMWAALSDAEKTAFKERAAAAKTQVHERHETLVSIQNERQAVEDEAQRVAAEAEAERAAAAQAEEDRKAAEAAQAEANRVAAEQAEANRIAAEQAEANRRAATPQYVAPPAPEYVAPPAQSGPPGYTGPRCYAPGGQSWRPC; encoded by the coding sequence ATGATCAGCCGCAAAGCAGCGCTGGCCGCAGCCGCCGTCGTCGTCGTTGCCGCCTCTACGGCGGGGTGCACCTCCGCCTCGACCGCGGATTCGTCGAACAAGAATCAAGGGGAAGTTGTCCGCGTCATCGACGGCGACACCCTCGTGGTGAACTTCGAGGACCAGGAACTCACCGTTCGGCTCCTGAACGTTGACACTCCGGAAACCAAGGACCCCAATAAGCCCGTGGAATGCCTGGGCCCGGAAGCAACCGACTTCATCGAAGACGCCCTGCCGCCCGGAAGTACGGTGACCCTGGAGTTCGACGTCGAGCGCGAGGACCGCTACGGACGCACCCTTGCCGGTGTCTACGACGCAGATGACCGTCTCATCAACGCTGAAGTGGCGCGGCAGGGTCTTGGCATTCCTGTCACGTATGAACCGAACGCCAAGTTCCGGCCTCCGGTGGATGCAGCCTACGAGGAAGCCCGGGACAACCAGGCCGGGATGTACGACGCCGACGTCGCCTGCACCGTGCCTGCCATGGTCGACGCGTTGGAGCAGACCGCAGAACAGGCTGCGGCTCAGGCCGAAGGTTCTTCGGTGGCGACCGCAGCTAGCGCCGCGGCCGCCGTCCTGGCCCTGGCGAGGACGGCGGACACTGCCTTTGACGTGCTCGACGCCGGTGCGAAAGCAGGCACGTCGATGATGTGGGCCGCGCTTTCCGACGCGGAAAAGACAGCCTTCAAAGAGCGTGCCGCCGCTGCCAAGACGCAGGTGCACGAACGTCACGAGACGCTGGTCAGCATCCAGAATGAGCGTCAGGCCGTTGAGGATGAGGCTCAGCGGGTGGCTGCCGAAGCTGAAGCGGAGCGGGCAGCGGCGGCCCAGGCCGAGGAAGACCGGAAGGCAGCGGAAGCCGCGCAGGCTGAAGCGAACCGCGTTGCTGCCGAACAGGCCGAGGCCAACCGAATCGCGGCTGAACAGGCCGAGGCGAACCGGCGCGCTGCCACGCCGCAGTATGTGGCACCGCCCGCGCCGGAATATGTGGCTCCGCCGGCGCAGAGCGGCCCTCCGGGTTACACCGGGCCGCGCTGCTACGCGCCCGGCGGCCAATCCTGGCGTCCCTGCTAG
- a CDS encoding VOC family protein, protein MTFTDNTASDKSAAGLTGEHTTGGVPHGATSLTPFLAVPEARNAIAFYRDVFDARVVDVTEMDGVVVHADLDFGMGRLQLGEPNPAFGLVLPPEGDSDCYSLGLYCADVDQTVARAVAAGAVIREPLTTFVSGDRFASIRDPFGVRWSVMSRVEDLSEEESARRVAEWAATQSGGDN, encoded by the coding sequence ACAAAAGCGCTGCCGGGCTCACCGGCGAACACACCACCGGCGGGGTTCCGCACGGCGCCACCAGCCTGACCCCGTTCCTGGCCGTTCCGGAGGCCCGTAACGCCATCGCGTTTTACCGTGATGTGTTCGATGCGCGGGTGGTGGACGTAACCGAGATGGACGGGGTGGTGGTGCACGCCGATCTCGACTTCGGGATGGGCCGGCTTCAGCTGGGCGAACCCAATCCCGCGTTCGGGCTGGTGCTTCCCCCTGAAGGGGACAGCGACTGCTACTCGCTCGGGCTCTACTGCGCTGATGTGGACCAGACAGTGGCGCGGGCGGTGGCGGCCGGTGCCGTTATCCGTGAACCGCTGACAACCTTTGTCTCGGGCGACCGCTTCGCCAGTATCCGTGACCCCTTCGGAGTCCGCTGGTCAGTGATGTCCCGGGTGGAGGACCTTTCCGAGGAGGAGAGCGCCCGCCGGGTCGCGGAGTGGGCGGCAACGCAGTCCGGCGGAGACAACTGA
- a CDS encoding LamB/YcsF family protein, protein MPVIDLNSDVGESFGNWTMGDDAAIFESVSSANVACGFHAGDPSTIAQTCRDAVAAGVTIGAHVAYRDLAGFGRRFLDCSYTELFNDVLYQLGALQGLARAAGSEVRYVKPHGALYNTIVRHEVHARAVVDAVRTFNKDLPVLLLPGAVALEMAADSGLRGVAEAFADRNYNPDGTLVSRRESNAVISDAGTVTANMVRLATQGTITAIDGTEIPMSAESICVHGDTAGAVAMAKAVRAGLEDAGVSISSFV, encoded by the coding sequence ATGCCGGTCATCGACCTGAACAGCGACGTGGGCGAATCCTTCGGCAACTGGACCATGGGCGACGACGCCGCGATCTTTGAGTCCGTTTCCAGCGCCAACGTGGCCTGCGGCTTCCATGCCGGCGATCCGTCCACCATTGCGCAGACCTGCCGCGACGCGGTCGCCGCCGGAGTCACCATCGGCGCGCACGTGGCCTACCGGGACCTGGCCGGGTTCGGCCGCCGATTCCTGGACTGCTCCTACACCGAACTGTTCAACGACGTGCTGTACCAGCTCGGTGCCCTGCAGGGTCTGGCCCGCGCAGCGGGATCCGAGGTCCGCTACGTGAAGCCGCACGGCGCCCTCTACAACACCATCGTCCGCCACGAGGTGCACGCCCGTGCCGTCGTCGACGCGGTCCGGACCTTCAATAAGGACCTGCCCGTCCTGCTGCTGCCCGGCGCCGTTGCCCTGGAGATGGCTGCCGACTCCGGCCTGCGCGGCGTGGCTGAAGCCTTCGCTGACCGCAACTACAACCCCGACGGCACGCTCGTCTCCCGCCGCGAGTCCAACGCGGTGATTTCCGACGCCGGTACGGTCACCGCCAACATGGTCCGCCTCGCCACGCAGGGCACTATCACCGCTATCGACGGCACCGAGATTCCGATGTCCGCCGAATCGATCTGCGTCCACGGCGATACTGCCGGAGCGGTCGCGATGGCGAAGGCGGTCCGCGCCGGGCTGGAAGACGCCGGCGTGAGTATTTCGAGTTTCGTGTGA